CGGTATCGTCGACACGGTCGGTGCGGCAGTCGAGGACTTCGAACCGGGGGACAGAGTGGCCGTCGGCGCGATCACGCCCGACTGGGGCTCGGCCGCCGCACAGGACGGACACTCCTCGCAGTCGAACCAGGCGCTCGGTGGCTGGAAGTTCGCCAACGTCAAGGACGGCACGTTCGCGGAGTTCGTCCACGTGAACGAGGCGGACGCGAACCTCGCTCACATCCCCGAGTCCGTCACCGACGAGGCGGCGGCCTACGTGACCGACATGATGAGTACCGGGTTCATGGGCGCGGAGAACGCCGACATCCCCATCGGAGGAACCGTCGCGATCTTCGCGCAGGGACCTGTCGGGCTCATGGCCACGAAGGGCGCGGCGCTGCAGGGAGCCGGGCGCATCATCGCCGTCGAGACGGTCCCGAACCGACAGGAACTCGCCCGGGAATACGGTGCCGACGACATCGTCGACTTCGAGGCGGGCGATCCGGTCGAACAGATCATGGACCTGACGGACGGTGAAGGGGTCGATTCGGCCATCGAAGCGCTGGGGCGCACCGAAACGTTCGAACAGTGCGTGAAGGTGACGAAACCCGGCGGGACGATCTCGAACGTCGGGTATCACGGCGAGGGCGAGTACGTGAACATCCCCCGCGAGGAGTGGGGCGTCGGCATGGCCGAGAAGACGATCACGACGGGTCTCTGTCCGGGCGGTCGGGCCCGTCTCCGACGGCTCCTCCGCTTGCTCGAGGCCGACCGCGTCGACCCGACGCACATGACCTCCCACGAGTTCCCCTTCGAGGAGACAGACGAGGCGTTCCGCCTCATGGAGACCAAAGAGGGGGACATCGTCAAACCGCTGATCGACTTCGAGTGACCGCTGCAGCGGATCGGGACAGGGGCCCCGAAGGCTCCCGTTTCGCTGCCGACGAATCGGATCGGTGCCCGTTCTCGGTCGAGACGCGCTCGCGCTCGCTATCGGCCAGCGGCCGTAGACGAAACCCGTTTGACCGTTCGACCACTACGGACGCCAGTGACAGACGACGAGTCAGCCGACGGGGACGGCTCGACGGACCCCGACGCAGACAGCGACCGACCCGTCGAACTCGACGCCGTCTACGACGCGTTCGACGCCGTCGGCCGGCCCCACCTGACGGCGACCGAGCTCTCGCGGAAGACCGACCTCACGCCCGACGAGGCCCGCGAGGCGCTGGCGGCGCTCGCCGACGACGGACAGATACAGCGCCACGACGTCTCGGAGGCCGAGTCGGTCTGGTACCCCACCGACGTCGGCGAAGTGACGAAGCGCGAGCGGGTGATCCTCTTCCCGGACCGCCGTGAGATCGTCGTCGAGCACCCCGAGCAGTTCACCCGCGCACAGCTCTCGCAGTTCGCCCGGTTACAGGACAGCAACCGCTCTGGCGGGTCGATTTACGAGATTCGCGAGGAGGACATCTGGGCCGCGCCACACGATTCGCTGGACGCGCTGCTGTCGACGATGCGGGACGTGCTGGGCGAGCGGTCGCCGCATCTCGAGGAGTGGGTGACGGGCCAGTGGGAACGCGCCCGGAAGTTCCGCCTGTACACCCACGAGGACGGCTACGTGGTCCTCGCGGCGGAGAACGACGACCTGATGGGCAACGTCGCCCGGCAGAAACTCGACGAGGACCACCTCCGGGCGCCGATATCGGACTCCGAGTCGTGGGTCAACGAGGACAGCACCGCCGAGATCAAGCGGGTCCTCTACGAGGCCGGCTATCCGGTCCGCGACGAGCGTGATCTGGAGACCGGCGACGCCCTCGAGATGGACCTCCTGCTCGGATTGCGGGACTACCAGCAGGACTGGGTCGAACGGTTCGTCGACCAGGGCTCGGGCGTGTTCGTCGGGCCGCCTGGGTCGGGCAAGACCGTCGCGGCGATGGGTGTGATGGCCGCCGTCGGCGGCGAGACGCTGATACTCGTGCCCTCGCGGGAACTGGCGACCCAGTGGCACGACGAACTGGTGCGCCACACCTCGCTCTCCGACGACGACATCGGCGAGTACCACGGCGGCGAGAAGTCGATTCGCCCCGTCACCATCGCCACCTATCGGACGGCGGGGATGGACCGCCACCGGAAACTGTTCGACCAGCGCCGGTGGGGGCTCATCGTCTTCGACGAGGTGCATCACATCCCCTCGCCCATCCACCGCCGCAGTGCCGACCTCCAGACCAAACACCGCCTCGGCCTCACCGCGACGCCCACCAGGGAGAGCGACGACGAGGAGGAGATATTCACGCTCGTCGGCCCGCCCATCGGGACCGACTGGGGCAAGCTGTTCGACGAGGGCTACGTCGCCGAACCGGCGGTCGAGATACGGCTCGTGCCCTGGGGGACCGAGGACGAGCGGACCGAGTACGCGGCCACGTCGGGCCACGACCGCCGGCAGGCCGCCGCGTCGAACTCCGGCAAGGTCCCGGAGGTCCGCTACACGCTCGCCGAGCACCCCGCGGCGAAGGCGCTGGTGTTCGTCGAGTACCTAGACCAGGGACGGGCACTCAGCGAGGCGCTGGACGTGCCGTTCATCAGCGGGGAGATGCCACACGTCGAGCGTGAGCGGCTGTTCGGGGAGTTCCGCCGGGACGAACGCGACACGCTGGTCGTCTCCCGGGTCGGCGACGAGGGTATCGACCTGCCCGACGCGGAACTCGCCGTCGTCGCCTCCGGTCTGGGCGGGTCCCGCCGACAAGGGGCCCAGCGCGCCGGCCGGACCATGCGACCGGCGGGCGACGCGCGGATGATCCTGCTCGCCACGCGGGGCACCACGGAGGAGGACTTCGTCCGACGGCAGATGCGCCACCTCGCCTCGAAGGGCATCCAGGTCACCGAGACGGAGAGCGAGGCCGTCGAATCGCCAGCCGACGCGGAATAACCGGGTTCACTCCTCGAACCGCGTCGGGTCGCTCGCCGCGTGGACGACGTCCACGGCGGCCACGTTCTCGG
The DNA window shown above is from Haloarcula halobia and carries:
- a CDS encoding DEAD/DEAH box helicase produces the protein MTDDESADGDGSTDPDADSDRPVELDAVYDAFDAVGRPHLTATELSRKTDLTPDEAREALAALADDGQIQRHDVSEAESVWYPTDVGEVTKRERVILFPDRREIVVEHPEQFTRAQLSQFARLQDSNRSGGSIYEIREEDIWAAPHDSLDALLSTMRDVLGERSPHLEEWVTGQWERARKFRLYTHEDGYVVLAAENDDLMGNVARQKLDEDHLRAPISDSESWVNEDSTAEIKRVLYEAGYPVRDERDLETGDALEMDLLLGLRDYQQDWVERFVDQGSGVFVGPPGSGKTVAAMGVMAAVGGETLILVPSRELATQWHDELVRHTSLSDDDIGEYHGGEKSIRPVTIATYRTAGMDRHRKLFDQRRWGLIVFDEVHHIPSPIHRRSADLQTKHRLGLTATPTRESDDEEEIFTLVGPPIGTDWGKLFDEGYVAEPAVEIRLVPWGTEDERTEYAATSGHDRRQAAASNSGKVPEVRYTLAEHPAAKALVFVEYLDQGRALSEALDVPFISGEMPHVERERLFGEFRRDERDTLVVSRVGDEGIDLPDAELAVVASGLGGSRRQGAQRAGRTMRPAGDARMILLATRGTTEEDFVRRQMRHLASKGIQVTETESEAVESPADAE
- a CDS encoding NAD(P)-dependent alcohol dehydrogenase produces the protein MQAFVMTELGEVGFAEKERPAPGPTDAILRPTKGLVCTSDVHTVHGAIGERENLTLGHEVVGIVDTVGAAVEDFEPGDRVAVGAITPDWGSAAAQDGHSSQSNQALGGWKFANVKDGTFAEFVHVNEADANLAHIPESVTDEAAAYVTDMMSTGFMGAENADIPIGGTVAIFAQGPVGLMATKGAALQGAGRIIAVETVPNRQELAREYGADDIVDFEAGDPVEQIMDLTDGEGVDSAIEALGRTETFEQCVKVTKPGGTISNVGYHGEGEYVNIPREEWGVGMAEKTITTGLCPGGRARLRRLLRLLEADRVDPTHMTSHEFPFEETDEAFRLMETKEGDIVKPLIDFE